In one Capricornis sumatraensis isolate serow.1 chromosome 1, serow.2, whole genome shotgun sequence genomic region, the following are encoded:
- the SUCNR1 gene encoding succinate receptor 1 — MAQERLRGATLRPRSGAVARRSNLMPEARGSGRDEQPQVQGAVAVRAQEGLEELSHIEGKKERLRFAGADVKRHPTPKEWNATCEHWQAVQTALESCYLPIFYGIEFVVGIFGNTAVVFGYLFCLKNWNSSNIYLFNLSICDLAFLCTLPMLMRQYAQSKWTYGYVLCISNRYVLHANLYTSILFLTFISIDRYLLMNYPFREHLLQKKAFAILISLAIWGLVTLELLPILLFIHSDDNSNNCTDYASSGDPNHSLIYSLCLTFLGFLIPLFVMCFFYLKIALFLKQRNRQLTTALPLEKPLHLVIMAVVIFSVLFTPYHVMRNVRIASRLETWKKSPCTEAIINSLYILTRPLAFLNSVINPVFYFLLGDHFREMLMNKLRHHFKALTSFRR, encoded by the exons atggcgcaggaacggctgagaggagctaccctgcgtccgaggtcaggggcagtggccaggaggagcaacctcatgcctgaggccaggggcagtggccgggaCGAGCAACCCCaggtccaaggagcggtggctgtgcgagcacaggagggcctagaggagctatcccacattgaag GTAAGAAggagcggctgcgctttgctggagcagatgtgaagagacaccccacgcccaag gAATGGAATGCAACTTGTGAACACTGGCAGGCTGTGCAGACTGCCCTGGAAAGCTGCTACCTTCCCATTTTTTATGGCATTGAGTTTGTTGTGGGAATCTTTGGGAATACTGCTGTTGTTTTTGGCTACCTCTTCTGCCTGAAGAACTGGAACAGCAGTAACATCTACCTCTTCAACCTCTCTATCTGTGACTTGGCTTTTTTGTGTACCCTTCCCATGCTGATGAGACAGTACGCCCAGAGCAAATGGACATACGGATATGTGCTGTGTATAAGCAACCGATATGTACTTCATGCCAACCTCTATACCAGTATTCTTTTCCTCACTTTCATCAGCATCGATAGATATCTGCTCATGAACTATCCTTTCCGGGAACACCTCCTGCAAAAGAAAGCATTTGCTATTTTAATATCTTTGGCCATTTGGGGTTTAGTAACCTTAGAGCTCCTGCCCATACTTCTTTTTATACATTCTGatgacaacagcaacaactgtaCTGATTATGCAAGTTCTGGGGACCCCAATCACAGCCTCATTTATAGCCTGTGTCTAACCTTTCTGGGCTTTCTCATTCCCCTTTTTGTGATGTGCTTCTTTTATTTGAAGATTGCTCTCTTTCTAAAGCAGAGGAACAGGCAGCTCACTACAGCTTTGCCCCTTGAGAAGCCTCTCCACTTAGTCATCATGGCAGTTGTGATCTTCTCTGTGCTTTTTACTCCCTACCATGTCATGCGAAATGTCCGGATTGCTTCACGCCTGGAGACCTGGAAGAAGTCCCCATGTACTGAAGCCATCATCAACTCCTTGTATATCCTGACAAGGCCGTTGGCCTTTCTGAACAGTGTCATTAACCCTGTCTTCTATTTCCTTTTGGGAGATCACTTCAGGGAGATGTTGATGAATAAACTGAGGCACCACTTCAAGGCCCTTACATCCTTCAGAAGATGA